One Helianthus annuus cultivar XRQ/B chromosome 7, HanXRQr2.0-SUNRISE, whole genome shotgun sequence genomic region harbors:
- the LOC110890145 gene encoding auxin response factor 8 isoform X1, translating to MKVSTSGLCQQQPLEGEKKCLNSELWHACAGPLVSLPMVGSRVVYFPQGHSEQVAATTNKEVDAHIPNYPNLPPQLICQLHNVTMHADVETDEVYAQMTLQPLTPQEQKDTFLPVELGTPSRQPTNYFCKTLTASDTSTHGGFSVPRRAAEKVFPPLDFSQQPPAQELIARDLHDVEWKFRHIFRGQPKRHLLTTGWSVFVSAKRLVAGDSVLFIWNEKNQLLLGIRRASRPQTVMPSSVLSSDSMHIGLLAAAAHAAATNSCFTVFYNPRASPCEFVIPLSKYVKAVYHTRVSVGMRFRMLFETEESSVRRYMGTITGIADLDPVRWPNSHWRSVKVGWDESTAGERQPRVSLWEIEPLTTFPMYPSLFPLRLKRPWYPGASSFQDGRDDVVNGMAFMRGETGDQGLNSLNFQSVGMLPWMQQRLDPSLVQSNLNQQYQAALLGLGVGDALKPQFIQFQQQPVQYPPQHSVSNASNPLFQHSQQPIPQQFMQGQSQIPQQVNSQPEEQQQQQQQQVNGQQQPNSFTEPFVIPHEQLRTKPQSSVPSHSFQKTEFMDPLLSFSRTDQPNQQSWGSRFAQPQANVSSGAPSVLPYPEKTNGTDQETSVRNHGLFGGNNIDSSGLLLPATVSNVGTSSTETDLTATMPSGGSEFQNSPYFGYMQDSSELLHNTVPTEPPNPNRTFVKVYKSGSVGRSLDITRFNNYPELREELGQMFNIEGLLEDPQRSGWQLVFVDRENDVLLLGDGPWEAFVNSVWYIKILSPEDVQKLGKQELESFSQNSSERIGNDSRDLSGLPPINGFT from the exons ATGAAGGTTTCAACATCAGGGTTGTGTCAGCAACAGCCTCTTGAAG GAGAAAAGAAATGCTTGAATTCAGAGCTATGGCATGCTTGTGCGGGCCCTCTCGTGTCGTTACCGATGGTCGGAAGTCGAGTGGTTTACTTCCCTCAGGGCCATAGTGAGCAG GTTGCCGCAACTACTAACAAAGAAGTGGATGCTCACATACCGAATTATCCAAATTTGCCGCCTCAGTTGATCTGTCAGCTTCACAATGTCACAATGCAT GCGGATGTTGAAACCGATGAAGTGTATGCCCAAATGACATTGCAGCCCTTGACCCCT CAAGAACAAAAAGATACGTTTCTTCCTGTTGAGTTGGGTACTCCAAGCAGACAGCCAACTAATTACTTTTGCAAGACGTTAACCGCTAGCGATACGAGTACCCATGGAGGATTCTCTGTCCCTCGCCGTGCAGCAGAAAAAGTCTTCCCTCCGTTG GATTTTTCCCAGCAGCCACCTGCACAGGAACTTATTGCGCGGGATCTCCATGACGTTGAATGGAAGTTTAGGCATATTTTTCGGG GGCAGCCCAAACGCCACCTTCTTACCACAGGGTGGAGTGTGTTTGTTAGTGCAAAGAGGCTTGTTGCAGGAGATTCTGTGCTTTTTATTtg GAACGAAAAAAATCAACTCCTTTTGGGGATCCGCAGAGCGAGCCGCCCACAAACCGTAATGCCATCGTCTGTTTTATCAAGTGATAGCATGCACATCGGCCTCCTCGCTGCTGCTGCTCATGCAGCTGCTACAAATAGCTGTTTTACCGTATTCTATAATCCAAG GGCAAGTCCATGCGAATTTGTTATTCCTCTTTCGAAATATGTGAAAGCTGTGTATCATACTCGTGTTTCTGTTGGGATGCGTTTCCGGATGCTCTTTGAAACTGAAGAATCAAGTGTCAGGAG GTACATGGGTACAATAACCGGCATTGCTGACTTGGATCCTGTTCGCTGGCCCAATTCTCATTGGCGATCTGTTAAG GTTGGTTGGGATGAATCAACAGCGGGTGAGAGGCAGCCACGTGTATCATTATGGGAAATTGAACCGCTAACTACTTTTCCCATGTACCCATCACTGTTTCCCCTTCGTCTGAAACGCCCTTGGTATCCCGGAGCCTCATCTTTTCAAG ACGGTAGAGATGATGTGGTTAACGGGATGGCATTTATGAGAGGTGAAACCGGGGACCAAGGACTCAACTCTCTGAACTTTCAATCGGTTGGCATGCTTCCGTGGATGCAACAAAGACTAGACCCATCGTTAGTTCAAAGTAATCTTAATCAGCAGTAccaagccgcattactcggtttAGGAGTCGGAGACGCTTTAAAACCACAATTTATTCAGTTTCAGCAGCAGCCCGTTCAATACCCTCCACAACATTCGGTTTCAAACGCATCAAACCCGCTTTTCCAACACTCTCAGCAACCAATTCCTCAACAATTTATGCAAGGTCAAAGTCAAATACCTCAGCAAGTTAACAGTCAACCAGAggaacaacagcagcagcagcagcagcaagtcAACGGTCAACAGCAGCCGAATTCATTTACCGAGCCATTCGTAATCCCACACGAGCAGCTTCGAACAAAGCCGCAATCAAGTGTCCCGTCCCACTCTTTTCAGAAAACAGAATTTATGGACCCGCTTTTGAGTTTCTCAAGAACCGATCAACCGAACCAGCAATCATGGGGGTCGAGGTTTGCTCAACCGCAAGCCAACGTGTCGTCGGGTGCACCATCGGTTTTGCCGTATCCCGAGAAAACCAATGGTACGGACCAAGAAACCTCTGTACGGAACCATGGTTTATTTGGTGGAAACAATATCGATTCATCTGGGCTTCTACTTCCAGCTACTGTGTCAAACGTTGGTACTTCATCAACCGAAACCGACTTAACCGCCACTATGCCGTCAGGGGGTTCTGAGTTTCAGAACTCTCCTTACTTCGGTTACATGCAAGATTCTTCTGAGTTGTTGCACAACACAGTACCGACTGAACCACCGAACCCTAACCGTACATTTGTCAAG GTTTACAAATCGGGTTCAGTTGGGAGGTCACTAGACATAACGCGGTTCAACAACTATCCTGAACTTAGAGAAGAACTGGGTCAGATGTTTAACATCGAGGGGTTGCTTGAAGACCCTCAAAGATCAGGCTGGCAGCTTGTATTCGTCGACAGGGAGAACGATGTGCTTCTTCTTGGAGACGGACCCTGGGA GGCATTTGTAAATAGTGTCTGGTATATCAAGATTCTTTCGCCTGAAGATGTGCAGAAACTTGgaaagcaagagttggaaagctTCAGCCAAAACTCTAGTGAACGAATCGGAAATGACAGTAGAGACCTTTCTGGACTTCCTCCAATTAATGGGTTCACTTAA
- the LOC110890145 gene encoding auxin response factor 8 isoform X2, whose translation MLVRALSCRYRWSEVEWFTSLRAIVSSQVAATTNKEVDAHIPNYPNLPPQLICQLHNVTMHADVETDEVYAQMTLQPLTPQEQKDTFLPVELGTPSRQPTNYFCKTLTASDTSTHGGFSVPRRAAEKVFPPLDFSQQPPAQELIARDLHDVEWKFRHIFRGQPKRHLLTTGWSVFVSAKRLVAGDSVLFIWNEKNQLLLGIRRASRPQTVMPSSVLSSDSMHIGLLAAAAHAAATNSCFTVFYNPRASPCEFVIPLSKYVKAVYHTRVSVGMRFRMLFETEESSVRRYMGTITGIADLDPVRWPNSHWRSVKVGWDESTAGERQPRVSLWEIEPLTTFPMYPSLFPLRLKRPWYPGASSFQDGRDDVVNGMAFMRGETGDQGLNSLNFQSVGMLPWMQQRLDPSLVQSNLNQQYQAALLGLGVGDALKPQFIQFQQQPVQYPPQHSVSNASNPLFQHSQQPIPQQFMQGQSQIPQQVNSQPEEQQQQQQQQVNGQQQPNSFTEPFVIPHEQLRTKPQSSVPSHSFQKTEFMDPLLSFSRTDQPNQQSWGSRFAQPQANVSSGAPSVLPYPEKTNGTDQETSVRNHGLFGGNNIDSSGLLLPATVSNVGTSSTETDLTATMPSGGSEFQNSPYFGYMQDSSELLHNTVPTEPPNPNRTFVKVYKSGSVGRSLDITRFNNYPELREELGQMFNIEGLLEDPQRSGWQLVFVDRENDVLLLGDGPWEAFVNSVWYIKILSPEDVQKLGKQELESFSQNSSERIGNDSRDLSGLPPINGFT comes from the exons ATGCTTGTGCGGGCCCTCTCGTGTCGTTACCGATGGTCGGAAGTCGAGTGGTTTACTTCCCTCAGGGCCATAGTGAGCAG CCAGGTTGCCGCAACTACTAACAAAGAAGTGGATGCTCACATACCGAATTATCCAAATTTGCCGCCTCAGTTGATCTGTCAGCTTCACAATGTCACAATGCAT GCGGATGTTGAAACCGATGAAGTGTATGCCCAAATGACATTGCAGCCCTTGACCCCT CAAGAACAAAAAGATACGTTTCTTCCTGTTGAGTTGGGTACTCCAAGCAGACAGCCAACTAATTACTTTTGCAAGACGTTAACCGCTAGCGATACGAGTACCCATGGAGGATTCTCTGTCCCTCGCCGTGCAGCAGAAAAAGTCTTCCCTCCGTTG GATTTTTCCCAGCAGCCACCTGCACAGGAACTTATTGCGCGGGATCTCCATGACGTTGAATGGAAGTTTAGGCATATTTTTCGGG GGCAGCCCAAACGCCACCTTCTTACCACAGGGTGGAGTGTGTTTGTTAGTGCAAAGAGGCTTGTTGCAGGAGATTCTGTGCTTTTTATTtg GAACGAAAAAAATCAACTCCTTTTGGGGATCCGCAGAGCGAGCCGCCCACAAACCGTAATGCCATCGTCTGTTTTATCAAGTGATAGCATGCACATCGGCCTCCTCGCTGCTGCTGCTCATGCAGCTGCTACAAATAGCTGTTTTACCGTATTCTATAATCCAAG GGCAAGTCCATGCGAATTTGTTATTCCTCTTTCGAAATATGTGAAAGCTGTGTATCATACTCGTGTTTCTGTTGGGATGCGTTTCCGGATGCTCTTTGAAACTGAAGAATCAAGTGTCAGGAG GTACATGGGTACAATAACCGGCATTGCTGACTTGGATCCTGTTCGCTGGCCCAATTCTCATTGGCGATCTGTTAAG GTTGGTTGGGATGAATCAACAGCGGGTGAGAGGCAGCCACGTGTATCATTATGGGAAATTGAACCGCTAACTACTTTTCCCATGTACCCATCACTGTTTCCCCTTCGTCTGAAACGCCCTTGGTATCCCGGAGCCTCATCTTTTCAAG ACGGTAGAGATGATGTGGTTAACGGGATGGCATTTATGAGAGGTGAAACCGGGGACCAAGGACTCAACTCTCTGAACTTTCAATCGGTTGGCATGCTTCCGTGGATGCAACAAAGACTAGACCCATCGTTAGTTCAAAGTAATCTTAATCAGCAGTAccaagccgcattactcggtttAGGAGTCGGAGACGCTTTAAAACCACAATTTATTCAGTTTCAGCAGCAGCCCGTTCAATACCCTCCACAACATTCGGTTTCAAACGCATCAAACCCGCTTTTCCAACACTCTCAGCAACCAATTCCTCAACAATTTATGCAAGGTCAAAGTCAAATACCTCAGCAAGTTAACAGTCAACCAGAggaacaacagcagcagcagcagcagcaagtcAACGGTCAACAGCAGCCGAATTCATTTACCGAGCCATTCGTAATCCCACACGAGCAGCTTCGAACAAAGCCGCAATCAAGTGTCCCGTCCCACTCTTTTCAGAAAACAGAATTTATGGACCCGCTTTTGAGTTTCTCAAGAACCGATCAACCGAACCAGCAATCATGGGGGTCGAGGTTTGCTCAACCGCAAGCCAACGTGTCGTCGGGTGCACCATCGGTTTTGCCGTATCCCGAGAAAACCAATGGTACGGACCAAGAAACCTCTGTACGGAACCATGGTTTATTTGGTGGAAACAATATCGATTCATCTGGGCTTCTACTTCCAGCTACTGTGTCAAACGTTGGTACTTCATCAACCGAAACCGACTTAACCGCCACTATGCCGTCAGGGGGTTCTGAGTTTCAGAACTCTCCTTACTTCGGTTACATGCAAGATTCTTCTGAGTTGTTGCACAACACAGTACCGACTGAACCACCGAACCCTAACCGTACATTTGTCAAG GTTTACAAATCGGGTTCAGTTGGGAGGTCACTAGACATAACGCGGTTCAACAACTATCCTGAACTTAGAGAAGAACTGGGTCAGATGTTTAACATCGAGGGGTTGCTTGAAGACCCTCAAAGATCAGGCTGGCAGCTTGTATTCGTCGACAGGGAGAACGATGTGCTTCTTCTTGGAGACGGACCCTGGGA GGCATTTGTAAATAGTGTCTGGTATATCAAGATTCTTTCGCCTGAAGATGTGCAGAAACTTGgaaagcaagagttggaaagctTCAGCCAAAACTCTAGTGAACGAATCGGAAATGACAGTAGAGACCTTTCTGGACTTCCTCCAATTAATGGGTTCACTTAA